The following are from one region of the Orenia metallireducens genome:
- a CDS encoding Cof-type HAD-IIB family hydrolase, with protein sequence MFNNKIEMILLDMDGTLLNSQSEVSPKNKEILKQLISEGYKVAIATGRNYHEARSLVEDIVGLAYITNNGSYIVDFNGEVIFNRNISKEDTISLLKIIEKYPSFNYSLAAPKEIYMKNKFKFIKMSLTDKRVFKNKLNIFKSVSLIKRLIRLFKSRRQIDNIYELIENGSLAVQKIDVMGKIDEMESFKERIIEQFGDKIKLSSSSKDNLEINPLNISKGTGLKYLADKLGIDVRNSIAFGDGGNDLELLEIVGTAVAMANSEFNELKEKADIIAESNDDDGVAKVLAELL encoded by the coding sequence ATGTTTAATAATAAAATAGAGATGATCTTATTAGATATGGATGGGACTTTATTGAATTCACAATCTGAAGTCTCTCCAAAAAATAAAGAGATATTAAAGCAATTGATTTCAGAGGGTTATAAGGTTGCTATTGCAACTGGGAGAAATTATCATGAAGCTAGAAGTTTAGTAGAGGATATTGTAGGGTTGGCTTATATCACTAATAATGGTAGCTATATAGTTGATTTCAATGGTGAGGTAATTTTTAATAGGAATATTAGCAAAGAAGATACTATCTCCTTGCTTAAAATAATAGAGAAATATCCATCATTTAATTATTCACTGGCTGCTCCAAAAGAAATTTATATGAAGAATAAATTTAAATTTATTAAGATGAGTTTAACTGATAAGAGAGTATTTAAGAATAAATTAAACATATTTAAAAGCGTTTCATTGATAAAGCGATTGATCAGATTATTTAAATCGAGAAGACAGATAGATAATATTTATGAGCTGATAGAAAATGGTTCTTTAGCTGTGCAAAAGATAGATGTAATGGGTAAAATAGATGAGATGGAATCCTTTAAAGAAAGAATTATAGAGCAATTTGGGGATAAGATTAAACTAAGCAGCTCTTCTAAAGATAACTTAGAGATAAATCCACTTAATATATCTAAGGGTACAGGACTAAAATATTTAGCAGATAAGTTAGGTATTGATGTTAGAAACTCCATCGCTTTTGGAGATGGTGGAAATGATTTAGAACTTTTGGAGATTGTAGGAACTGCTGTAGCTATGGCAAACTCTGAATTTAATGAACTAAAGGAGAAGGCAGATATAATAGCTGAAAGTAATGATGATGATGGAGTGGCAAAAGTATTAGCTGAGTTACTATAA
- a CDS encoding GntR family transcriptional regulator produces MKFEDNNIPLYYQIENLIRSKIENKEYGRGEKIPSERELGKIFEVSRMTVRKALENLVNEGILERRERQGTFVSQDNLNDFPSLVGVTEHIKSEGKIPNNKIINKELIKPNKKIIEELNLNSDEGVILIERIILADEKPIGFEQSYISYAICPDLLETNINQKSIYKMLRRSGHKPTKAKDEISAILADDKLSGLLKIDIKQPILKNIRTTFSKNRPIVYSFNYYGGEGFVMTRTVFNK; encoded by the coding sequence ATGAAATTCGAAGATAATAATATACCGTTATATTATCAAATAGAGAATTTAATTAGAAGTAAGATTGAGAATAAAGAGTATGGCAGAGGTGAAAAAATTCCATCAGAACGGGAACTAGGTAAAATATTTGAGGTAAGTAGGATGACCGTTAGAAAGGCTCTTGAAAATTTGGTAAATGAAGGTATCTTAGAAAGAAGAGAAAGGCAAGGAACCTTTGTTTCTCAGGATAATCTAAATGATTTTCCTAGTCTAGTTGGGGTCACTGAACATATCAAATCTGAAGGAAAGATACCTAATAATAAAATTATTAACAAAGAGTTAATAAAACCAAACAAGAAAATTATTGAAGAGTTGAATCTAAATTCAGATGAAGGGGTTATTTTAATAGAACGGATAATCCTAGCTGATGAAAAACCAATAGGATTTGAACAGTCTTATATCTCATATGCTATTTGTCCAGATTTATTAGAAACCAATATCAATCAGAAATCTATATATAAGATGCTAAGGAGAAGCGGTCATAAACCTACAAAAGCTAAAGATGAAATAAGTGCAATCTTAGCAGATGATAAATTAAGTGGATTATTGAAGATAGATATAAAGCAACCAATTTTAAAGAATATTAGGACGACTTTTTCTAAAAATAGACCAATAGTATATAGCTTTAACTATTATGGTGGAGAGGGTTTTGTTATGACTAGAACAGTTTTTAATAAATGA
- a CDS encoding class I SAM-dependent methyltransferase — protein sequence MESKHYFDKVAKNWDIMRAEFFSDSVREKAYSVAKVKEGKAADIGAGTGFITEGLVKREIEVIAVDQSLEMLNKLKEKFGDKGYIEYRQGNAEELPLEDGEVDYVFANMFLHHVEKPVEVIKEMARVLKDGGKLVITDLDKHNFESLRREQCDRWLGFDREDIAKWFIQAGLKDINVDCLGSNCCTIKDCNSEKISISIFIASATK from the coding sequence ATGGAGAGTAAACACTATTTTGATAAAGTAGCTAAGAACTGGGATATTATGAGAGCTGAATTCTTCTCTGATAGTGTAAGAGAAAAGGCGTACTCTGTAGCAAAAGTCAAAGAAGGAAAAGCAGCCGATATTGGTGCAGGTACTGGATTTATAACTGAAGGTCTAGTTAAGAGAGAAATAGAAGTAATTGCAGTAGACCAATCTCTAGAGATGCTTAATAAACTTAAGGAGAAGTTTGGGGATAAAGGTTATATTGAGTATCGTCAAGGCAATGCAGAGGAATTACCTTTAGAGGATGGAGAGGTAGATTATGTTTTTGCCAATATGTTCTTACACCACGTAGAGAAGCCAGTAGAGGTTATCAAAGAGATGGCTAGAGTATTAAAGGATGGTGGCAAGCTAGTAATAACAGACTTAGATAAGCACAACTTTGAATCTTTAAGAAGAGAACAATGTGATAGATGGTTGGGTTTTGATAGGGAGGATATAGCTAAGTGGTTTATCCAAGCGGGATTAAAAGATATTAATGTAGATTGTCTAGGATCAAATTGCTGTACTATAAAAGATTGTAACTCTGAGAAGATAAGTATTAGTATATTTATTGCATCTGCTACAAAGTAG
- a CDS encoding ArsR/SmtB family transcription factor, which produces MPLLAKLKSDLFKALAHPIRIQILELLREGELCVCHIYEHLDQSQSNISQHLAKLKNAQLVKDRKDGLQVYYSLKDEKVIEILKIAKVILLKQLEETRESLLEG; this is translated from the coding sequence ATGCCATTATTAGCTAAGCTAAAGAGTGACTTATTTAAAGCATTAGCACATCCAATTAGAATTCAAATCTTAGAATTATTAAGAGAAGGGGAGTTATGTGTTTGCCATATCTATGAACATTTAGACCAGAGCCAATCCAATATCTCCCAACATCTTGCCAAGTTAAAGAATGCCCAATTAGTTAAAGATAGAAAAGATGGACTACAGGTCTATTATAGCCTAAAGGATGAGAAGGTTATTGAAATTTTAAAGATAGCTAAAGTGATTTTACTAAAGCAATTAGAGGAGACTAGAGAGTCATTATTAGAGGGGTGA
- a CDS encoding permease: MIKWFADLVIYNWLNFSEGTRLGESVHFFFYDTIKIIVLLSIMIFFISILRSFFPPEKTKKLLSNRGKFVGNFLASALGVVTPFCSCSSVPIFIGFIESGVPLGITFSFLITSPIVNEVALVMLYSLFGWKIGTLYLISGIVVGVVGGMIIGSMGLESEVEEYVYQIQIDDDEEIKELTWEQRIDYAKGEVKDIVGRVWKYVLVGIGIGALIHGYAPAEVLAKYAGEGNPLSVIVAVLIGIPLYSNAMGTIPIAQALLDKGVALGTALSFMMATTALSLPEMIILRKVIKPKLIAIFITVVGIAIIGVGYMFNFIM, translated from the coding sequence GTGATAAAATGGTTTGCCGATTTGGTGATTTATAATTGGCTTAATTTTAGTGAAGGAACTCGCTTAGGTGAGTCAGTACATTTTTTCTTTTATGATACGATTAAGATTATAGTTTTATTAAGTATTATGATATTTTTCATTTCAATTCTTAGAAGTTTCTTTCCGCCAGAGAAGACTAAGAAGTTATTAAGTAACAGAGGTAAGTTTGTGGGTAATTTCTTAGCATCTGCTTTAGGGGTAGTAACTCCTTTCTGTTCCTGTTCTTCTGTCCCGATCTTTATTGGATTTATCGAATCAGGTGTACCTTTGGGTATTACCTTTTCCTTCTTAATTACTTCACCAATCGTTAATGAAGTAGCATTAGTAATGTTATATTCATTATTTGGTTGGAAGATAGGAACACTATATTTAATTAGTGGAATAGTTGTTGGAGTAGTTGGGGGAATGATTATAGGAAGTATGGGCTTAGAGTCTGAGGTAGAAGAGTATGTCTATCAGATTCAGATCGATGATGATGAGGAGATAAAGGAGTTAACCTGGGAGCAGAGAATTGATTATGCCAAGGGAGAGGTCAAGGATATAGTAGGACGAGTCTGGAAGTATGTCTTAGTTGGAATTGGGATTGGAGCTTTAATCCATGGTTATGCTCCCGCAGAGGTATTGGCTAAGTATGCAGGTGAAGGAAATCCTTTATCTGTCATAGTAGCTGTATTGATAGGTATCCCTCTTTACTCCAATGCTATGGGGACAATTCCCATTGCTCAAGCACTTCTAGATAAAGGTGTAGCTTTAGGAACAGCCTTAAGCTTTATGATGGCTACTACAGCATTGTCATTGCCAGAGATGATTATCTTACGTAAAGTGATTAAGCCTAAGCTGATAGCAATTTTTATTACTGTAGTGGGAATAGCTATTATTGGGGTAGGATATATGTTCAATTTTATTATGTAG
- a CDS encoding DUF2164 domain-containing protein, with protein MDSILELSREKRNRLINEIQGFFYDEREEEIGIIAAEKVLDFFLEELGALIYNKGLDDSRLWFAKKLENIEIDYDLLYKNTNSKR; from the coding sequence TTGGATTCAATTTTAGAATTATCAAGAGAAAAAAGGAATAGATTAATTAATGAGATTCAAGGCTTCTTCTATGATGAAAGAGAAGAGGAGATTGGAATTATTGCTGCTGAAAAGGTACTGGATTTCTTTTTAGAAGAGTTGGGGGCTTTAATCTATAATAAAGGCTTAGATGATTCTAGGCTTTGGTTTGCAAAGAAGTTGGAGAATATAGAGATAGATTATGATTTATTATATAAAAATACTAATTCAAAAAGATAA
- a CDS encoding thioredoxin family protein, with protein MKVTVYGGGCKNCITLADNAKAAAKELGVEIELEKVTDMAEIAIAGIMKTPGLAIDGKVKIKGRVASKEEIKKLLK; from the coding sequence ATGAAAGTTACTGTTTATGGTGGAGGGTGTAAAAACTGTATTACTTTAGCTGATAATGCTAAGGCTGCAGCTAAAGAGTTGGGGGTTGAAATTGAATTAGAGAAAGTAACTGATATGGCTGAAATTGCAATAGCTGGGATTATGAAGACCCCTGGCTTAGCAATTGATGGTAAGGTTAAAATAAAGGGTAGAGTAGCAAGTAAAGAGGAGATTAAGAAGTTGCTTAAGTAA